The proteins below come from a single Benincasa hispida cultivar B227 chromosome 4, ASM972705v1, whole genome shotgun sequence genomic window:
- the LOC120075065 gene encoding uncharacterized protein LOC120075065, with protein MAELRDQVDTEDPQAHIPLLESNHNQSSQPTEEDNDEEALLDSALELFDKLLGFLGFHQSSVLSCALSWSGFVLVGIILPVVVLQLSECAACEKYQIKDFELDVVASQACLAAVSLLCLSHNLRKYGVKRFLSVDRQIASLARFRKDYVKKIRGSIRLLVFWALPCCILKTAREVIRILYAERVSWGLSVAILLAMIISWTYLTLISLSAAIVFHLMCNLQVIHFDNYAKLLQTESEVLLLIEDHIFLRYHLSKISHRFRIFLLLNFLVVSASQFMTLFQTTRYTTRITLINGGDFAVSAIVQVVGVILCLHGATKISHRAEGIASVASRWHALVTCGPGDVSQPRYPNGNGSSESPDRLKSLTCTYSESDLESLDIVTMPTTTQLASYMSSYHKREAFVMYLQMNPGGITIFGWTVNRALLNTIFFLELTLVTFVLGKTLVFT; from the exons atggcTGAGCTGCGTGATCAAGTGGATACTGAAGACCCTCAAGCCCATATTCCACTTCTTGAGTCAAATCATAATCAGAGTTCACAACCGACAGAGGAAGACAACGACGAAGAAGCCCTTTTGGACAGTGCCCTCGAACTGTTCGACAAATTGCTTGGCTTTTTGGGCTTCCATCAATCCTCTGTTTTGAGCTGTGCTTTGTCTTGGTCTGGTTTTGTTCTTGTTGGTATTATTCTGCCTGTTGTAGTGCTGCAGCTCTCAGAGTGCGCCGCTTGCGAGAAGTACCAGATTAAGGATTTTGAGCTTGATGTAGTTGCCTCCCAAGCTTGTCTTGCAGCTGTGTCTCTGCTTTGTCTTTCTCACAACCTCAGAAAATATGGCGTAAAGAGGTTCCTCAGTGTTGATAGACAGATCGCCTCTTTGGCTCGGTTTCGTAAAGACTATGTCAAGAAGATACGG GGTTCAATACGTTTGCTCGTTTTCTGGGCACTACCATGTTGCATTTTGAAGACTGCTCGAGAGGTAATTCGAATACTATATGCGGAACGTGTATCGTGGGGGTTATCGGTTGCTATCTTACTGGctatgatcatatcctggacTTATCTGACCTTGATCTCTCTATCAGCCGCCATTGTGTTTCATTTGATGTGTAATTTGCAAGTCATCCACTTTGATAACTATGCGAAACTCCTGCAAACAGAGTCTGAAGTATTGTTATTAATTGAGGATCATATTTTCCTACGTTATCATTTGTCCAAGATAAGCCACAGATTCCGAATCTTTCTTCTTCTGAACTTCTTGGTTGTATCTGCCAGCCAATTTATGACTCTATTCCAGACGACAAGATATACTACAAGGATTACCCTCATAAATGGTGGTGATTTTGCA GTTTCTGCAATTGTTCAAGTGGTTGGAGTGATTCTTTGCTTGCATGGAGCAACAAAGATTTCCCACAGAGCCGAAGGAATCGCATCAGTCGCTAGTAGATGGCATGCTTTAGTCACTTGTGGTCCAGGTGATGTATCTCAGCCGCGATATCCAAACGGTAACGGGAGCTCCGAATCTCCCGATAGACTGAAATCATTGACTTGCACCTACTCTGAAAGTGATTTGGAGTCTTTGGATATTGTTACAATGCCTACAACCACACAGCTAGCTTCTTATATGTCATCCTACCATAAAAGAGAAGCATTTG TCATGTATTTACAGATGAATCCTGGTGGAATCACCATTTTTGGGTGGACAGTTAATAGAGCTCTGCTGAACACTATATTTTTCCTCGAACTCACACTGGTCACCTTTGTGCTTGGGAAGACTTTAGTTTTCACCTGA
- the LOC120075401 gene encoding cyclin-dependent kinase G-2 isoform X1 — translation MAAGRHGGYRENEFRDRETNFHVSRRSFGSARQEFDRVKMSNDDHAVRRSLARDVKDKVRVRHQDMKENAVVNGHYRSSSTRGNSSNSDGGVSGSDYGPIENRVSSTIDREPGELSSESGSDAIGLAVKDRQVSEVVNNGKLSSMKKKRKFSPIVWDSDDNKSSYASCNGTASTVMGLPPPQKLTRQSPNIILDRGEHTSSVRNSDSENFASSSEFKSPLVSGLEMSESLASPVLRKNLHHNVEVELLDNENNGPTRNISFSRWAGGNTSPADEGEVLDDKEMLRQKILISGIRETELHGKTPSDLFSEAGDLKSNGFKSSGMRVRSSESNERGAHCRFDSGGDAEKEDYIEVDERHDISDVSFSPSDTDSDDDVCATHEPPTTTQRSVNMLQGCRSVDEFERLNKIDEGTYGVVFRARDKNTGEIVALKKVKMEKEREGFPLTSLREINILLSFHHPSIVDVKEVLVGNSLDSIFLAMEYMEHDLKGLMETMKHPFTQSEVKCLMIQLLEGVRYLHSNWVLHRDLKTSNLLLNNQGELKICDFGLARQYGSPLKPYTHLVVTLWYRAPELLLGERQYSTAVDMWSLGCIMAELLSKEPLFNGKTEVEQLDKIFRTLGTPNETIWPRFSKLPGVRVNFVKHQFNLLRKKFPAASFTGSPVLSDSGFDLLSKLLTYDPQKRISAEEALDHEWFREVPLPKSKEFMPTFPAQHAQDRRTRRMLRSPDPLEEQRIKELQQQELGTIGLFGER, via the exons ATGGCGGCTGGGCGACATGGAGGTTACCGTGAGAACGAGTTCAGGGACCGGGAGACCAATTTTCATGTGTCGAGGAGGTCGTTTGGCAGTGCTAGACAAGAGTTTGATAGAGTTAAGATGAGCAATGATGATCATGCTGTTCGTCGGAGTCTAGCGCGGGACGTCAAAGACAAGGTTAGGGTTAGGCACCAAGATATGAAGGAGAACGCGGTTGTTAATGGTCATTATCGTTCGTCTTCTACCAGGGGCAATTCAAGTAACAGTGATGGTGGTGTCAGTGGTAGTGATTATGGCCCGATTGAAAATAGGGTTTCTAGTACCATCGACAGGGAGCCGGGTGAGTTATCCAGTGAGAGTGGTTCTGATGCAATTGGTTTGGCGGTCAAAGACAGACAGGTTTCAGAAGTAGTAAACAATGGGAAACTATCttctatgaagaagaaaagaaaattttcgcCTATAGTTTGGGATAGTGACGACAACAAATCGAGCTATGCATCCTGTAATGGGACTGCCTCAACAGTGATGGGTCTTCCACCGCCCCAGAAGTTGACTCGCCAGTCTCCTAATATCATCTTAGACCGAGGTGAACATACATCTTCAGTTAGGAATAGTGATAGTGAAAATTTTGCATCTTCTTCTGAATTTAAATCTCCTTTAGTCTCTGGACTTGAAATGTCTGAGTCATTAGCCTCTCCTGTTTTACGAAAGAATTTACACCATAATGTAGAAGTAGAATTGTTAGATAATGAAAATAATGGCCCAACAAGGAATATCTCATTTTCAAGGTGGGCAGGTGGAAATACCTCCCCAGCTGATGAAGGTGAGGTTTTAGATGATAAAGAAATGCTAAGACAAAAGATCCTAATTAGTGGAATTCGGGAAACTGAGCTACATGGCAAGACCCCGAGTGACTTATTTTCTGAGGCTGGGGACCTCAAAAGCAATGGTTTCAAGTCAAGTGGAATGAGAGTGAGGTCATCTGAATCCAATGAACGAGGTGCCCACTGTAGATTTGATTCTGGTGGTGATGCGGAAAAGGAGGACTACATTGAGGTTGATGAGAGACATGATATTAGTGATGTTAGTTTTAGTCCCTCAGATACCGACTCTGATGATGATGTTTGCGCCACCCATGAACCTCCAACAACCACTCAAAGAAGTGTGAACATGCTTCAGGGATGCAGAAGTGTTGATGAATTTGAGAGATTAAACAAGATCGACGAAGGCACCTATGGAGTTGTGTTTAGAGCTAGAGACAAGAATACTGGGGAAATTGTGGCCTTGAAGAAGGTAAAAATGGAGAAGGAGCGGGAAGGGTTCCCGCTGACTTCcttgagagagataaatattctTCTTTCATTCCATCACCCATCCATTGTTGATGTGAAGGAAGTTTTGGTGGGGAATAGTCTTGATAGCATTTTTCTGGCCATGGAATACATGGAACATGATCTTAAAGGACTTATGGAAACCATGAAACATCCTTTTACTCAGAGTGAAGTAAAATGCCTGATGATTCAGCTATTGGAGGGTGTTAGATATCTCCATAGTAACTGGGTGCTTCATAGAGATTTGAAGACGTCTAATTTGCTTTTGAACAACCAGGGTGAACTGAAGATTTGTGACTTTGGATTGGCTCGGCAGTATGGAAGTCCTTTGAAGCCATATACACATTTAGTTGTTACACTTTGGTACAG GGCACCTGAACTACTGTTGGGAGAAAGACAGTATTCCACCGCTGTTGATATGTGGTCGTTGGGTTGTATCATGGCTGAACTTTTATCTAAGGAACCTCTTTTTAATGGGAAAACTGAAGTTGAGCAGCTTGATAAG ATTTTTAGAACTCTAGGCACTCCAAATGAGACTATTTGGCCTCGATTCTCCAAGCTACCTGGTGTTAGAGTCAACTTTGTCAAGCATCA GTTCAATCTGCTTCGTAAGAAATTCCCTGCTGCATCATTTACTGGCTCCCCAGTTCTATCTGATTCTGGGTTTGATCTGTTGAGCAAACTTCTGACATATGATCCTCAAAAG AGAATATCAGCTGAAGAAGCTCTGGATCATGAGTGGTTCCGTGAAGTGCCTCTCCCCAAGTCTAAGGAGTTCATGCCCACGTTCCCTGCTCAGCATGCCCAAGACAG GAGAACGCGTAGAATGCTAAGGAGTCCAGATCCCCTTGAAGAGCAACGTATAAAGGAATTGCAGCAGCAGGAGCTAGGAACTATTGGTCTATTTGGTGAGAGATGA
- the LOC120075401 gene encoding cyclin-dependent kinase G-2 isoform X2, producing MAAGRHGGYRENEFRDRETNFHVSRRSFGSARQEFDRVKMSNDDHAVRRSLARDVKDKVRVRHQDMKENAVVNGHYRSSSTRGNSSNSDGGVSGSDYGPIENRVSSTIDREPGELSSESGSDAIGLAVKDRQVSEVVNNGKLSSMKKKRKFSPIVWDSDDNKSSYASCNGTASTVMGLPPPQKLTRQSPNIILDRGGNTSPADEGEVLDDKEMLRQKILISGIRETELHGKTPSDLFSEAGDLKSNGFKSSGMRVRSSESNERGAHCRFDSGGDAEKEDYIEVDERHDISDVSFSPSDTDSDDDVCATHEPPTTTQRSVNMLQGCRSVDEFERLNKIDEGTYGVVFRARDKNTGEIVALKKVKMEKEREGFPLTSLREINILLSFHHPSIVDVKEVLVGNSLDSIFLAMEYMEHDLKGLMETMKHPFTQSEVKCLMIQLLEGVRYLHSNWVLHRDLKTSNLLLNNQGELKICDFGLARQYGSPLKPYTHLVVTLWYRAPELLLGERQYSTAVDMWSLGCIMAELLSKEPLFNGKTEVEQLDKIFRTLGTPNETIWPRFSKLPGVRVNFVKHQFNLLRKKFPAASFTGSPVLSDSGFDLLSKLLTYDPQKRISAEEALDHEWFREVPLPKSKEFMPTFPAQHAQDRRTRRMLRSPDPLEEQRIKELQQQELGTIGLFGER from the exons ATGGCGGCTGGGCGACATGGAGGTTACCGTGAGAACGAGTTCAGGGACCGGGAGACCAATTTTCATGTGTCGAGGAGGTCGTTTGGCAGTGCTAGACAAGAGTTTGATAGAGTTAAGATGAGCAATGATGATCATGCTGTTCGTCGGAGTCTAGCGCGGGACGTCAAAGACAAGGTTAGGGTTAGGCACCAAGATATGAAGGAGAACGCGGTTGTTAATGGTCATTATCGTTCGTCTTCTACCAGGGGCAATTCAAGTAACAGTGATGGTGGTGTCAGTGGTAGTGATTATGGCCCGATTGAAAATAGGGTTTCTAGTACCATCGACAGGGAGCCGGGTGAGTTATCCAGTGAGAGTGGTTCTGATGCAATTGGTTTGGCGGTCAAAGACAGACAGGTTTCAGAAGTAGTAAACAATGGGAAACTATCttctatgaagaagaaaagaaaattttcgcCTATAGTTTGGGATAGTGACGACAACAAATCGAGCTATGCATCCTGTAATGGGACTGCCTCAACAGTGATGGGTCTTCCACCGCCCCAGAAGTTGACTCGCCAGTCTCCTAATATCATCTTAGACCGAG GTGGAAATACCTCCCCAGCTGATGAAGGTGAGGTTTTAGATGATAAAGAAATGCTAAGACAAAAGATCCTAATTAGTGGAATTCGGGAAACTGAGCTACATGGCAAGACCCCGAGTGACTTATTTTCTGAGGCTGGGGACCTCAAAAGCAATGGTTTCAAGTCAAGTGGAATGAGAGTGAGGTCATCTGAATCCAATGAACGAGGTGCCCACTGTAGATTTGATTCTGGTGGTGATGCGGAAAAGGAGGACTACATTGAGGTTGATGAGAGACATGATATTAGTGATGTTAGTTTTAGTCCCTCAGATACCGACTCTGATGATGATGTTTGCGCCACCCATGAACCTCCAACAACCACTCAAAGAAGTGTGAACATGCTTCAGGGATGCAGAAGTGTTGATGAATTTGAGAGATTAAACAAGATCGACGAAGGCACCTATGGAGTTGTGTTTAGAGCTAGAGACAAGAATACTGGGGAAATTGTGGCCTTGAAGAAGGTAAAAATGGAGAAGGAGCGGGAAGGGTTCCCGCTGACTTCcttgagagagataaatattctTCTTTCATTCCATCACCCATCCATTGTTGATGTGAAGGAAGTTTTGGTGGGGAATAGTCTTGATAGCATTTTTCTGGCCATGGAATACATGGAACATGATCTTAAAGGACTTATGGAAACCATGAAACATCCTTTTACTCAGAGTGAAGTAAAATGCCTGATGATTCAGCTATTGGAGGGTGTTAGATATCTCCATAGTAACTGGGTGCTTCATAGAGATTTGAAGACGTCTAATTTGCTTTTGAACAACCAGGGTGAACTGAAGATTTGTGACTTTGGATTGGCTCGGCAGTATGGAAGTCCTTTGAAGCCATATACACATTTAGTTGTTACACTTTGGTACAG GGCACCTGAACTACTGTTGGGAGAAAGACAGTATTCCACCGCTGTTGATATGTGGTCGTTGGGTTGTATCATGGCTGAACTTTTATCTAAGGAACCTCTTTTTAATGGGAAAACTGAAGTTGAGCAGCTTGATAAG ATTTTTAGAACTCTAGGCACTCCAAATGAGACTATTTGGCCTCGATTCTCCAAGCTACCTGGTGTTAGAGTCAACTTTGTCAAGCATCA GTTCAATCTGCTTCGTAAGAAATTCCCTGCTGCATCATTTACTGGCTCCCCAGTTCTATCTGATTCTGGGTTTGATCTGTTGAGCAAACTTCTGACATATGATCCTCAAAAG AGAATATCAGCTGAAGAAGCTCTGGATCATGAGTGGTTCCGTGAAGTGCCTCTCCCCAAGTCTAAGGAGTTCATGCCCACGTTCCCTGCTCAGCATGCCCAAGACAG GAGAACGCGTAGAATGCTAAGGAGTCCAGATCCCCTTGAAGAGCAACGTATAAAGGAATTGCAGCAGCAGGAGCTAGGAACTATTGGTCTATTTGGTGAGAGATGA
- the LOC120075401 gene encoding cyclin-dependent kinase G-2 isoform X3, which yields MAAGRHGGYRENEFRDRETNFHVSRRSFGSARQEFDRVKMSNDDHAVRRSLARDVKDKVRVRHQDMKENAVVNGHYRSSSTRGNSSNSDGGVSGSDYGPIENRVSSTIDREPGELSSESGSDAIGLAVKDRQVSEVVNNGKLSSMKKKRKFSPIVWDSDDNKSSYASCNGTASTVMGLPPPQKLTRQSPNIILDRGEHTSSVRNSDSENFASSSEFKSPLVSGLEMSESLASPVLRKNLHHNVEVELLDNENNGPTRNISFSRWAGGNTSPADEGEVLDDKEMLRQKILISGIRETELHGKTPSDLFSEAGDLKSNGFKSSGMRVRSSESNERGAHCRFDSGGDAEKEDYIEVDERHDISDVSFSPSDTDSDDDVCATHEPPTTTQRSVNMLQGCRSVDEFERLNKIDEGTYGVVFRARDKNTGEIVALKKVKMEKEREGFPLTSLREINILLSFHHPSIVDVKEVLVGNSLDSIFLAMEYMEHDLKGLMETMKHPFTQSEVKCLMIQLLEGVRYLHSNWVLHRDLKTSNLLLNNQGELKICDFGLARQYGSPLKPYTHLVVTLWYRAPELLLGERQYSTAVDMWSLGCIMAELLSKEPLFNGKTEVEQLDKIFRTLGTPNETIWPRFSKLPGVRVNFVKHQLPALGSICFVRNSLLHHLLAPQFYLILGLIC from the exons ATGGCGGCTGGGCGACATGGAGGTTACCGTGAGAACGAGTTCAGGGACCGGGAGACCAATTTTCATGTGTCGAGGAGGTCGTTTGGCAGTGCTAGACAAGAGTTTGATAGAGTTAAGATGAGCAATGATGATCATGCTGTTCGTCGGAGTCTAGCGCGGGACGTCAAAGACAAGGTTAGGGTTAGGCACCAAGATATGAAGGAGAACGCGGTTGTTAATGGTCATTATCGTTCGTCTTCTACCAGGGGCAATTCAAGTAACAGTGATGGTGGTGTCAGTGGTAGTGATTATGGCCCGATTGAAAATAGGGTTTCTAGTACCATCGACAGGGAGCCGGGTGAGTTATCCAGTGAGAGTGGTTCTGATGCAATTGGTTTGGCGGTCAAAGACAGACAGGTTTCAGAAGTAGTAAACAATGGGAAACTATCttctatgaagaagaaaagaaaattttcgcCTATAGTTTGGGATAGTGACGACAACAAATCGAGCTATGCATCCTGTAATGGGACTGCCTCAACAGTGATGGGTCTTCCACCGCCCCAGAAGTTGACTCGCCAGTCTCCTAATATCATCTTAGACCGAGGTGAACATACATCTTCAGTTAGGAATAGTGATAGTGAAAATTTTGCATCTTCTTCTGAATTTAAATCTCCTTTAGTCTCTGGACTTGAAATGTCTGAGTCATTAGCCTCTCCTGTTTTACGAAAGAATTTACACCATAATGTAGAAGTAGAATTGTTAGATAATGAAAATAATGGCCCAACAAGGAATATCTCATTTTCAAGGTGGGCAGGTGGAAATACCTCCCCAGCTGATGAAGGTGAGGTTTTAGATGATAAAGAAATGCTAAGACAAAAGATCCTAATTAGTGGAATTCGGGAAACTGAGCTACATGGCAAGACCCCGAGTGACTTATTTTCTGAGGCTGGGGACCTCAAAAGCAATGGTTTCAAGTCAAGTGGAATGAGAGTGAGGTCATCTGAATCCAATGAACGAGGTGCCCACTGTAGATTTGATTCTGGTGGTGATGCGGAAAAGGAGGACTACATTGAGGTTGATGAGAGACATGATATTAGTGATGTTAGTTTTAGTCCCTCAGATACCGACTCTGATGATGATGTTTGCGCCACCCATGAACCTCCAACAACCACTCAAAGAAGTGTGAACATGCTTCAGGGATGCAGAAGTGTTGATGAATTTGAGAGATTAAACAAGATCGACGAAGGCACCTATGGAGTTGTGTTTAGAGCTAGAGACAAGAATACTGGGGAAATTGTGGCCTTGAAGAAGGTAAAAATGGAGAAGGAGCGGGAAGGGTTCCCGCTGACTTCcttgagagagataaatattctTCTTTCATTCCATCACCCATCCATTGTTGATGTGAAGGAAGTTTTGGTGGGGAATAGTCTTGATAGCATTTTTCTGGCCATGGAATACATGGAACATGATCTTAAAGGACTTATGGAAACCATGAAACATCCTTTTACTCAGAGTGAAGTAAAATGCCTGATGATTCAGCTATTGGAGGGTGTTAGATATCTCCATAGTAACTGGGTGCTTCATAGAGATTTGAAGACGTCTAATTTGCTTTTGAACAACCAGGGTGAACTGAAGATTTGTGACTTTGGATTGGCTCGGCAGTATGGAAGTCCTTTGAAGCCATATACACATTTAGTTGTTACACTTTGGTACAG GGCACCTGAACTACTGTTGGGAGAAAGACAGTATTCCACCGCTGTTGATATGTGGTCGTTGGGTTGTATCATGGCTGAACTTTTATCTAAGGAACCTCTTTTTAATGGGAAAACTGAAGTTGAGCAGCTTGATAAG ATTTTTAGAACTCTAGGCACTCCAAATGAGACTATTTGGCCTCGATTCTCCAAGCTACCTGGTGTTAGAGTCAACTTTGTCAAGCATCA GCTTCCAGCTTTGG GTTCAATCTGCTTCGTAAGAAATTCCCTGCTGCATCATTTACTGGCTCCCCAGTTCTATCTGATTCTGGGTTTGATCTGTTGA